A genomic window from Silene latifolia isolate original U9 population chromosome 11, ASM4854445v1, whole genome shotgun sequence includes:
- the LOC141612425 gene encoding serine/threonine-protein phosphatase PP1-like: MATPHNGGGGGGATIEATVLDDIIRRLLEVRLVRPGKQVQLSESEIRQLCLAAREIFAQQPNLLELQAPIKICGDIHGQYSDLLRLFEYGGFPPQANYLFLGDYVDRGRQSLETICLLLAYKIKYPENFFLLRGNHECASINRIYGFYDECKRRFNVRLWKTFTDCFNCLPVAALIDDKILCMHGGLSPDLQNMDQIRNLPRPTAVPDTGLLCDLLWADPGPDVKGWAMNDRGVSYTFGADKVSEFLSKHDLDLVCRAHQVVEDGYEFFADRQLVTIFSAPNYCGEFDNAGAMMSVDENLMCSFQILKPAEKKNNFLSTKM; the protein is encoded by the exons ATGGCGACACCACACAatggcggcggcggcggcggtgcGACGATTGAAGCGACGGTATTAGACGACATAATACGCCGTCTTTTGGAGGTCCGATTAGTTCGACCCGGGAAACAAGTCCAATTATCCGAATCAGAGATCCGACAACTTTGTCTTGCTGCTAGAGAGATTTTCGCTCAACAACCTAATCTTCTTGAACTTCAAGCCCCTATCAAAATCTGCg GTGATATTCATGGGCAGTACAGTGATTTGCTACGGCTTTTCGAATATGGTGGTTTTCCTCCTCAAGCCAATTATTTATTTCTGGGAGATTATGTTGATCGTGGCAGGCAAAGTTTGGAGACAATATGCCTTCTGCTCGCCTACAAGATTAAGTATCCAGAGAACTTTTTCCTTCTTAGAGGAAATCATGAGTGTGCTTCCATCAATCGTATATATGGATTCTATGATGAATGCAAGCGGAGGTTTAATGTCAGGCTTTGGAAGACCTTTACAGATTGCTTCAATTGTCTTCCGGTGGCAGCGTTAATTGATGACAAAATATTGTGTATGCATGGTGGCCTTTCTCCGGACCTCCAAAACATGGACCAAATTAGAAACTTACCTCGTCCTACTGCTGTGCCTGACACTGGTCTGCTTTGTGATTTGCTATGGGCAGATCCTGGTCCTGATGTTAAGGGATGGGCAATGAATGATAGAGGGGTTTCCTACACCTTTGGTGCTGATAAGGTGTCGGAATTTTTGTCAAAGCACGATTTGGACCTAGTTTGCCGTGCCCATCAG GTGGTAGAGGATGGTTACGAATTCTTTGCAGATAGGCAGCTGGTTACTATATTCTCAGCCCCCAATTACTGTGGTGAATTTGATAATGCCGGAGCAATGATGAGTGTTGATGAGAACTTGATGTGCTCTTTTCAGATTCTTAAACCTGCAGAAAAGAAGAACAACTTTTTGTCGACAAAGATGTAA